DNA sequence from the Anguilla anguilla isolate fAngAng1 chromosome 4, fAngAng1.pri, whole genome shotgun sequence genome:
GGGTGGAAAGGGTTAAATTGCCACCTCTCCCCCCAGTTCTCTGGATCCTGAGAATATCCTTTGTACTTTGTGTGAATTCTTCTCCGTGAAAATTTTATCtacaaaaatgctgaaaagtACAAAATAATAACTCTGGACTGATTCATAATGAGAGACGGCCTGTTAATTGGGCTGGAGTCCACCCAGAGGTGACACTGAATAGACCTGGTGGAGCTAAGGGGCACTATGTAAGTAAACGAGATGACAGGTCTCTGAACACTGCTGACAGCTGCTCCTAGGGTATCGGTTCCTTATTTCAGGTCACCCTCGCTGGCCTTATGAATTATCTATAAGTGCTGATCAGCtacaatatttacattacatagcATAACCTTGGCAGTCCTTTTAGAGGTCAGCACGGCCTTCTGTGGAGCTGTACTGGTGGATTACAGCGCAGTAAGCGCAGTACTCTATTGGTGGACCGGAGCGAGCGGTGCCGCGTCGTGACTGGACGGGCAGATTCTCCGGCAGAGGGCTGCCGCGGCGCGCTGCCGGCCGTGCCCACGTCCTCTCGGGGAAGAGCCGGGCTCGGTGCCAGGGAAATGCCCCTCTGACTGCGCGATCCGCCACAGACCGAAAAGCAGAGGGCAGCCCGGGCGCCGGCTCACTTCTCCCAGACACGCGAGACTCagtctgccaccccccccccctttttttttttttggtttaaaaaattatttttaaacgtGCTCCTTTTGGCCTCGGCGAGGGCCGGTGTCGCTCAGACTGAAAGGAGCAGTCCATCCAATCTCCTCTCTCCTCGGGTTTCATCTCCGCCTCCTTGCGCATCACATTAAGCGCGTAACGCTCTGTCCCCAGGCGCCGGCCAGCCCGGGGCGGGCGAGCTTGCCTTACACCCCGGAGCGCGTGTAAAGTTTCTGACGAGGTGAAACGTTAGGAGACCGACGACGGACTCGTCGTACGGGGTCAGCGCTGAAGCCATCGCGTTCCTCATCGGCCGGGCTTCCCTAAATCAGGAGTTCTCCGCGTCGGGCCGTAACGCGTCTGTGTCAGGGGAGCGGCTTGTGGGGACGGGCTCGTCTGCTCCGGCCTTCTTGCCTGGcatcccgccccgccccctccctcctggcCCTCTCGCTCTCACTGTCATGCATAATTTAGGCTACAGGGCCACGGCAGTGAGGGGCAACGGCGTCCCCCGGCTTTTGCCGGACCTGCTCGTCCCAACGGCTCCGGGTAAAATGTTAAGTCGCTCCCTGCGCCCCGCCTCTCATTTCACTAAACGCCGTCACCAAATCGAGCCGGGCTCATCAATACACAACGCAGATTCCGCTGGCTGAGCCAGGCCTGCCGTGCTGATCGCCGCCTTCCAGGAGACCAGGGGCTCACAGAGCAAGGTTTTGGTATTAGCTTGTCACTTCAGGTAGCCTTATTTCCCATGTTCTATTCTGGGAGCTCTGTCTCGCCATTTCTGTCCCCcttccaaagaaaacaaaaaggactCCCGGCAGGGCCGTGGAAGATGAAGTGGTTCTTCAAAgtgggcggggaggaggggtcCGAATTAGTCTGGCGTCACAGTGACCTGCATTTCTCCGCCTCCGCTCACACCTGTATCGTCCTATTAAAAGTCTGCTTCCCCTGACGATGCTCAGTCCGGTTTCCTTCTCAGAATACAGGCCCTGGGTCAGATTGCACATTCGTTGCGTGCGTCTAGATATTTAGATCATTCTGGCTTCGAAGAGAAACTGCAGAAGTCTCTAATGACGGACAATCGCATCAGGCACTTACCCTAATTCCAGCCTCCCCCAGTTGATTTTCTTTGCTTTCCTGCCTCTGTTTGTAATGAAAGCGCTCTCATTAATTGAGATGTCCCTTTGCTTagttaaaggtttttttttgtttgctgttttctCCCCGCCCCACTCGGTGATTCTGTGACTTTGGAAGCAAACAACCGTATGGAGAAGGTGTTGGCTGCACCTGTTCTCTGGCGCTGTTTGTGTGCGGTGAAGGCTCTTAGCTTGCCAGCTTATCTCCATGCCGGGCCTTTGTGATGCTGCCGCTGCCTGTCGTGACTGATGTGTACGCCGCCTGTCAGGCTCGCTCTGGTGCAAGCCAGCACATTGCTCATCGCTGTGACTTTGATCGCTGACCCCTTTTTACCTTGGTGTCCGTCAGGCTCGGAATTTGcttataaattcatttttttcattatttcaactCTCGCCATCTATGGCTGGGATCCTTCGGGTCTACTTCGCCATTgaaattacaatgaaaattgTCTGCcgaaatatggtaaatggtaaatggactgcatttatatagcgcttttatccaaagcgctttacaattgatgcctctcattcgccagagcagttagtggttaggggttaggtgtcttgctcaaggacacttcgacatgcccagggcggggtttgaaccggcaaccctccgactgccagacaatcggtcttacctcctgagctatgtcgcccccaatTTTTAACCTTGTCAAAATACCGAGATTGAGGCTTGTAGGGCATTCTGTCTACTTCATTACCATGATCTTGCTGTTAGatttcctcttctttttgtaATGGCCACTCTGCTCTCATGACATGTGTCCCTTTGCTTgtctccaccctccctccctccctccctccctctctcatattTTTCCCGCTGTCTGTCAGGATGACAAGGAGAAGAGGCGCCTGGAGGCCTTGGAGCGGAAGAAGGAGAACCAGCggctcctggaggaggaggccgcCAGGCTGAAGGGCAAATCGACCAAGGAGGCCTCGGGGGGCAAGGTGACGCGGGCCCAGATCGAGGACGTCCTGATCAAcgagcagcggcagcagcggcagcagcaggaagaCCCCAAAGGTACCGGCGATGGCGCCATCGCTAACCGCCACTCTCACCTGCGTACCTTTGCCTTCGCTAGCTGCAAGCATTCAAACATGAAGGCCCTTAGTTCTGAGTTGTGTCTGAGCTGATGGAATCCCTTTCCttgacacactctctctctctctctctctcttctcgctctctctctcgctctctttctctctctctctcgctctcttctcgctctctctctcgctctctttctctctctcctctctctctctctctttctctctctctctccttccgcACATCGCAGAAATAACTCACCTGGACACCCCCTTGGAAGAGAATGTGAATCGCATTGTTCCGGAAGAAGACGATGACAAAATTGACGCCAGAACTATCGAGGATGCTATCGCAGTACTAAGGTATGTCCTCTGTCCTCATATTGGGAGGGTGTTTTGTTTCTCCTTAAACTCTTCTTCCTGTacaggctctgttctagtgtgtggatggggcccccGGCCTTTTGTCTAATGGTGTCAAATGGTCTGGTGTCAGTAGCAGCTCTTTATATTTTGCCAATAAATTCTCAATAAATTCCTCCTGCTCTATTTCTGTACGGCAgctattttactattttatgtGGTTCACGCTTCCATGgcattttgtttccatttaatGGTCATTTTTCTATGGCTGTTGGAAGTATTTACTTCTCAGTTCAGCAGTGTTCTGTACTATGAAACTGCCTGGATTggtaaaattaaacaatgtattATTAAGAAGTAGTATATTGTTTCACTGTATAAAGTGTCACTAACGCATGATATGCAGAAGTGGAACCAATACCCCATTCTTAAAAGTTTACTGAGTAAGCTGTCAGGCAAGTGGCTCATGCTGTTTTACAGTCCTCTAAGGCATTATAATGTACACAGAGTGTAAGCATTGTtctgtttggttgtttttattgaattcGTATAAAGAAACCAGCTGCCATGTAGTAGTGATCTAAGAGCTTGTCCCAGGTATCACAGATACTGAACTGTTTGTGCCCGTTTCTGCATCAGCACGGTGGAGGACGTGGACCGCCACCCGGAGCGGCGCATGAAGGCGGCCTTCGCGGCCTTCGAGGAGCTGCACATGCCCCGCGTCAAAATGGAGAACCCCAACATGCGGCTGTCGCAGCTCAAACAGCTGCTCAAAAAGGAGTGGACGAAGTCTCCCGACAACCCCTTCAACCAGCGGTACACCACCTACAACAAGTGACaaagaggtttttaaaaaaatgaataatgaggGAGCTTCCTATCGACCACATTGTCACACAGTGGAAAAATCATCCAGTCAGATTATCACATTtgcccaataaataaataaataaataaataaataaaaaagcagcatAAAAACCCAAGACCCCTAACTTTTCCTCGGCTGTGATGTGCAACCGTTCGAGCAGTGTCCAAGCTAAGCTAGAAAAAAAAGGGTTCCCCAGCACCTGGCTCTGTCTCTGTACCTCTCTCCCACCACTCCCgggtctttctctctctctttatttctccaGTACCTCAGCGCTGCACGGCCTCCTCTGGCCTATCGGTCTCTAATGCAGCTGTGTTACGGCTCCCGCCCAGCTCTGCAGCCGGAGCACAGCATTCAGGCTAACTGCTGAtcgctgggggggcggggctccaaCATCCAGGCAAAGTGAATGTGGGCTTGCAGGTCTGTAGGTTATGTAACGAACCAGAGGGAATTTCCGACTGTAGGGATGTTGCTCGTCCACAACCCCCCTCGCAGTCCCCCATCATTATTGTGCAAACACACTGTGGGGGATCCCAGATAACCTGGGGGGGTCTCTCCATAGGTCACGCCTAACTGCTGGGCCGTGCGCACCACCTGCGCCTATGTGGCACTTGACGACAGTGTGTCGTCAAATCACCCATCTAATATTTATGAGCAGCTGAGTTATTTGTGATTGAAAGTTAGCTTGTTGCGTAAGTGTTCTAGCTATGTGTGTACTTAGTacttaatcattttaaaacacatggaTTAATaagtatacatatgtgtgtatgtgtgtatatatatatatatatatatatatatacacacacacacatatgtatataaaatctaatttatttgtaagttGAGTTAGCACAGCGGCTGTTGCGCGTCCCTCGGGGTTTCGGGCCTGTGTTGGATGGGGCTCCCATATGCTCCTTTTAGCCGTACACGCCACCTCGCGAGCCCCATTTGTCAGGAGCATCTGGAGAGCAGCGTCGCTGCCAGTCCCAGCCTCGCCAGGGTCTGATCACTTTGCTGGGTCCCGCTCACAACCTTCTTGTCTTTAATGGGCTCAGGCCTGAGGCTGCCGCCGCTCTGCTGCTGACACTCCCCTTATCGCCTTATTGGTTCATGGCCAGTGATCCGATTGGCTGgtcaaattgttatttttttttccatgttgttTGCACATTCTTTATAAGGGCCTAGGTTTACAAATGGGCGATGGCCGATTTATCATGTGAAGATATCTGTTGTTCCCAATGAATAATTCTTCAATTCAAGGATCAAACGGCTACCCAAATGTATCACGTGTCAACTGATtgaagtggggggagggggggggatttatgCAAATGGAGACTAACAAATGATGGTTCATCATCACTGTTTTTTCAATGGCACAAACGGATGTAATTGCTAAAACCAATAAACCAATCTCAGTCAAACCTGCAATCCTGACCACTTCACGCAATGGTGTTTTATCATAGTCTCCCTCTTTCATTTTGCCACGGGATCAATATCGTCTCGGCTTCCTTCAGTTTCTCCCTAACATGTAGACGTTCAGTTCTTTAATTGACAGCCCACTCATGGAAATCAATTCCATCTTGAAATTAAACCCACTTCTGAGTGAAACAAACTTAAATCAATCATCTTGTCAGTTGTGTTTGAAGAACCATAAGCTGCAAGACCCAATGCAGTGAATTCAGTTGGTAAGTGAACGCAATGTAGGAAAGATATGCATTTTTTAACCATATCAGTAGAAAGCAGACTTTCTCTCACATTTGCAtggcatttaaatgcatttcctgaCTAACGTTCAGtcagcatttttaatttagagGATTTCTTTGGCTTAGCTCCTGTTTGAACAGTtgggaataaaaatgtaaacttctTTTGTGGTGCATTTCTCAGGAATTTGTTTAATGCCATTTTATAGCTTCAGTCATATTGTCATTATTGAACAATATTAACTGAATTGCATTTAGAAGAGCCAGTTTGTGTAACCATATGAAAGGTGAAGTGGCCAATGGAGACACCTAAGGAGAATAACAGAAACAGTAATGTAATTCTTTCCACCGGGAGGGTATTGGTGTTCTCGCTTCCCTTGTCATAGATTAAAATTTAGCAGAATGAGTGCCCTTTCTCTGATTTCAAATTCAAAGCATTACTATAGAAatagataaaaaatatatatttttaataccaGTGGCCAAATTGCAAATTGATGATCAGAGGAAGTGTAGAGAGTATAATTAGGTTACACAGTGTTTACAGTGGCTTTTCTTTCCGATAGCTAGCACTTAGGCCAACATATTTATGTACTGAATACAGTTTGCTTCCATGTGATACTATGTCCAACTTAAGATATATTCAGATAATACAAAAGGGAACTTGACCTAGACAGAAGAACGCAGGATATAACTGAGAGACCGCTTGTCAAGCACTCACTGTAAACCCCCCATGTAACTGCCACCCTTCTTAATAAACTCTGGAAATTACGTTTCATTTTGCATAACCACTGTTACTTTTGATCATTACGCAACTACACTGTGTTGGAATGGCAGTCTTCCATTTGAATTCCAGCtgatgtatgcatgtactgCAGATCAGAATTCTCTTTGTATAATAATTATACAAGGATCTGCATGCAGAAGTTATACCGTTTTATTTAAACCATTCGTGGCTTTTTATgccaaattgtttaaaaaaataaaaaataaattaatttaatttacaaatttaACCCATAAGGTTTGAAAgaattatgctttttttcccctctttgttttttttggtctgtgtgCAAAGCAATTAAATATGTTACATGAGGAAAAGCTAATAAATGGCTGCTGCATATTTGCTTAAATTGTATTAAATGGTTGTGCTCTTCAGTCACACAAAGTCCCAGTAGAGGCAAGGGCTAAAAATAAACTCAATTATGAGCTAGCTCACTCTTGAATTTAATTGCGAAAGCACCCGGGTTTTGCAGATATGTTAAGAGGCAGGTTGACAGATCAATAAAGGATGGCGGGGGTAAGATGGGAGTTGCATTCGTTACCCTTTGCTGATTTTACTCCCCTCGTGATGGATTTCTGTCAGTCACGCTTGCTAGCATTCGTCTAACCCATAAAATGAATGGTCAGGGGGAGTTAGTCTTCCATGGAATTTCAAGGTGGAAATTGTGAAAGTGattgattatatttttcaagTTAATTGTGCCGCTTTATGTTTTGGACGTAGAGGGAATAACTGACATGGGGCTGAAAGCATTGTTGGGGTGCAGTTACAATTCTCAATTCTATGACACAATTTTGTGCTTTCTCTTAAAATATACCGTcttgattaaaataaattccTGCTTAGTTGGAGCTATTGAAAATAAGACATTTCATTGGTTATTGAAACAATTCAGCCAatggaaaaaacacagaaaaaaaacccagtgtaATATTGGAGAAAAGATTACTGACATGGTGTGAGGGTAGTGGTTAAATGGTTTTCTGCAATTGTGGCACAGACCTTGTATAATGGTGTGGAAGGGTTTACTGACCCTGTATAATGACTGTGTGTGGTTCACT
Encoded proteins:
- the ccdc124 gene encoding coiled-coil domain-containing protein 124, which produces MPKKFQGENSKSATARARKAEAQAVADARRKQEQEDALWQESDKHVLKKEQRKDDKEKRRLEALERKKENQRLLEEEAARLKGKSTKEASGGKVTRAQIEDVLINEQRQQRQQQEDPKEITHLDTPLEENVNRIVPEEDDDKIDARTIEDAIAVLSTVEDVDRHPERRMKAAFAAFEELHMPRVKMENPNMRLSQLKQLLKKEWTKSPDNPFNQRYTTYNK